A section of the Cololabis saira isolate AMF1-May2022 chromosome 6, fColSai1.1, whole genome shotgun sequence genome encodes:
- the nr4a2a gene encoding nuclear receptor subfamily 4 group A member 2a isoform X2 encodes MPCVQAQYGSSPQGASPASQSYSYHTAGEYSCDFLTPEFVKFSMDLTNTEITATTSLPSFSTFMDNYSTGYDVKPPCLYQMPHSGEQSSIKVEDVQMHSYHHQQSHLQTQSEEMMAHSAGPVYFKPPSSPSTPNFQVQPNHMWEDPGSLHTFHQNYVASHMMDHQRKTPVTSRLSLFSFKQSPPGTPVSSCQMRFDGPLHVSMNHDNRDPGSHHHRGLDGQSFAVPIRKQAGLAFPHSLQLSHGHPLVDSQAPSPPSRGSPSNEGLCAVCGDNAACQHYGVRTCEGCKGFFKRTVQKNAKYVCLANKNCPVDKRRRNRCQFCRFQKCLVVGMVREVVRTDNLKGRRGRLPSKPKSPQEPSPPSPPFQANPDYQMTGDNTQHIQQFYDLLTGSMEIIRGWAEKIPGFSDLPKQDQDLLFESAFLELFVLRLAYRSNPVEGKLIFCNGVVLHRLQCVRGFGEWVDAIVEFSSNLQSMNIDISAFSCIAALAMVTERHGLKEPKRVEDLQNKIVNCLKDQVTFNGGGLNRPNYLSKLLGKLPELRTLCTQGLQRIFYLKLEDLVPPPAIIDKLFLDTLPF; translated from the exons ATGCCCTGCGTCCAGGCTCAGTATGGATCATCGCCTCAAGGAGCCAGTCCTGCTTCCCAGAGCTACAGCTACCACACCGCGGGAGAATACAGCTGCGACTTCCTAACGCCCGAGTTTGTTAAGTTTAGCATGGACTTGACCAACACCGAGATCACGGCCACCACTTCCCTCCCAAGTTTCAGCACATTCATGGACAACTACAGCACCGGCTACGACGTGAAACCCCCGTGTCTCTATCAGATGCCCCACTCGGGAGAGCAGTCCTCGATCAAAGTGGAGGACGTGCAGATGCACAGCTACCATCACCAGCAGAGCCACCTGCAAACTCAGTCGGAGGAGATGATGGCGCACTCCGCCGGGCCTGTGTATTTCAAACCCCCGTCCTCGCCGAGCACGCCAAACTTCCAGGTCCAGCCTAACCACATGTGGGAGGACCCGGGCTCCCTGCACACTTTCCACCAGAACTATGTCGCTTCCCACATGATGGATCACCAGCGCAAGACGCCGGTGACCTCGAGGCTGTCGCTGTTCTCCTTCAAGCAGTCCCCGCCCGGCACGCCCGTGTCCAGCTGCCAGATGCGCTTCGACGGGCCGCTGCACGTCTCCATGAACCACGACAACCGAGACCCGGGCTCCCACCACCACCGCGGCCTGGACGGCCAGAGCTTCGCGGTGCCCATCAGGAAGCAGGCCGGCCTGGCCTTCCCTCACTCCCTGCAGCTGAGCCACGGACACCCGCTGGTTGACAGCCAAGCGCCGTCGCCCCCGTCCCGAGGATCTCCGTCAAACGAGGGTCTGTGTGCGGTGTGTGGGGACAACGCGGCCTGTCAGCACTACGGCGTGAGAACCTGCGAGGGCTGCAAAGGATTTTTCAAG cGCACCGTTCAGAAGAATGCAAAATACGTGTGTTTAGCGAACAAAAACTGCCCTGTTGACAAACGCAGAAGAAATCGTTGTCAGTTCTGCCGTTTCCAGAAGTGCCTTGTCGTCGGAATGGTGAGAGAAG TTGTCCGAACGGATAACCTgaaaggacggagaggacgtcTACCATCCAAGCCCAAGAGTCCGCAGGAACCTTCTCCACCTTCGCCGCCG TTCCAGGCAAACCCTGACTACCAAATGACTGGAGACAACACTCAGCACATCCAGCAGTTCTACGATCTCCTGACGGGCTCCATGGAGATCATCCGAGGCTGGGCGGAGAAGATTCCTGGCTTTTCTGATCTACCGAAGCAAGATCAAGATCTCCTCTTCGAGTCCGCCTTCCTTGAACTCTTTGTCCTGCGGCTTGCATACAG gTCCAATCCCGTGGAAGGGAAACTTATTTTTTGTAATGGAGTGGTGCTACACAGACTACAGTGCGTCCGTGGATTTGGAGAGTGGGTGGACGCCATCGTGGAGTTTTCTTCCAATTTACAGAGCATGAATATAGACATTTCAGCTTTCTCCTGCATCGCAGCTCTAGCCATGGTAACAG agcGGCACGGGCTTAAGGAACCCAAGAGAGTAGAGGATCTCCAAAACAAGATCGTCAACTGCCTCAAAGATCAAGTGACGTTCAATGGCGGCGGCTTGAATCGTCCCAACTACCTGTCAAAACTCCTGGGAAAGCTCCCCGAACTGCGCACTCTCTGTACCCAAGGTCTGCAGCGTATCTTTTACCTAAAGCTAGAAGACCTAGTCCCTCCGCCTGCAATAATTGACAAACTTTTCCTCGACACCCTACCTTTCTGA
- the nr4a2a gene encoding nuclear receptor subfamily 4 group A member 2a isoform X1, with protein sequence MPCVQAQYGSSPQGASPASQSYSYHTAGEYSCDFLTPEFVKFSMDLTNTEITATTSLPSFSTFMDNYSTGYDVKPPCLYQMPHSGEQSSIKVEDVQMHSYHHQQSHLQTQSEEMMAHSAGPVYFKPPSSPSTPNFQVQPNHMWEDPGSLHTFHQNYVASHMMDHQRKTPVTSRLSLFSFKQSPPGTPVSSCQMRFDGPLHVSMNHDNRDPGSHHHRGLDGQSFAVPIRKQAGLAFPHSLQLSHGHPLVDSQAPSPPSRGSPSNEGLCAVCGDNAACQHYGVRTCEGCKGFFKRTVQKNAKYVCLANKNCPVDKRRRNRCQFCRFQKCLVVGMVREVVRTDNLKGRRGRLPSKPKSPQEPSPPSPPVSLISALVRAHVDSNPSMSALDYSRFQANPDYQMTGDNTQHIQQFYDLLTGSMEIIRGWAEKIPGFSDLPKQDQDLLFESAFLELFVLRLAYRSNPVEGKLIFCNGVVLHRLQCVRGFGEWVDAIVEFSSNLQSMNIDISAFSCIAALAMVTERHGLKEPKRVEDLQNKIVNCLKDQVTFNGGGLNRPNYLSKLLGKLPELRTLCTQGLQRIFYLKLEDLVPPPAIIDKLFLDTLPF encoded by the exons ATGCCCTGCGTCCAGGCTCAGTATGGATCATCGCCTCAAGGAGCCAGTCCTGCTTCCCAGAGCTACAGCTACCACACCGCGGGAGAATACAGCTGCGACTTCCTAACGCCCGAGTTTGTTAAGTTTAGCATGGACTTGACCAACACCGAGATCACGGCCACCACTTCCCTCCCAAGTTTCAGCACATTCATGGACAACTACAGCACCGGCTACGACGTGAAACCCCCGTGTCTCTATCAGATGCCCCACTCGGGAGAGCAGTCCTCGATCAAAGTGGAGGACGTGCAGATGCACAGCTACCATCACCAGCAGAGCCACCTGCAAACTCAGTCGGAGGAGATGATGGCGCACTCCGCCGGGCCTGTGTATTTCAAACCCCCGTCCTCGCCGAGCACGCCAAACTTCCAGGTCCAGCCTAACCACATGTGGGAGGACCCGGGCTCCCTGCACACTTTCCACCAGAACTATGTCGCTTCCCACATGATGGATCACCAGCGCAAGACGCCGGTGACCTCGAGGCTGTCGCTGTTCTCCTTCAAGCAGTCCCCGCCCGGCACGCCCGTGTCCAGCTGCCAGATGCGCTTCGACGGGCCGCTGCACGTCTCCATGAACCACGACAACCGAGACCCGGGCTCCCACCACCACCGCGGCCTGGACGGCCAGAGCTTCGCGGTGCCCATCAGGAAGCAGGCCGGCCTGGCCTTCCCTCACTCCCTGCAGCTGAGCCACGGACACCCGCTGGTTGACAGCCAAGCGCCGTCGCCCCCGTCCCGAGGATCTCCGTCAAACGAGGGTCTGTGTGCGGTGTGTGGGGACAACGCGGCCTGTCAGCACTACGGCGTGAGAACCTGCGAGGGCTGCAAAGGATTTTTCAAG cGCACCGTTCAGAAGAATGCAAAATACGTGTGTTTAGCGAACAAAAACTGCCCTGTTGACAAACGCAGAAGAAATCGTTGTCAGTTCTGCCGTTTCCAGAAGTGCCTTGTCGTCGGAATGGTGAGAGAAG TTGTCCGAACGGATAACCTgaaaggacggagaggacgtcTACCATCCAAGCCCAAGAGTCCGCAGGAACCTTCTCCACCTTCGCCGCCGGTGAGCCTCATAAGCGCACTCGTTCGTGCCCATGTGGACTCCAACCCCTCCATGTCTGCTCTGGACTACTCCAGA TTCCAGGCAAACCCTGACTACCAAATGACTGGAGACAACACTCAGCACATCCAGCAGTTCTACGATCTCCTGACGGGCTCCATGGAGATCATCCGAGGCTGGGCGGAGAAGATTCCTGGCTTTTCTGATCTACCGAAGCAAGATCAAGATCTCCTCTTCGAGTCCGCCTTCCTTGAACTCTTTGTCCTGCGGCTTGCATACAG gTCCAATCCCGTGGAAGGGAAACTTATTTTTTGTAATGGAGTGGTGCTACACAGACTACAGTGCGTCCGTGGATTTGGAGAGTGGGTGGACGCCATCGTGGAGTTTTCTTCCAATTTACAGAGCATGAATATAGACATTTCAGCTTTCTCCTGCATCGCAGCTCTAGCCATGGTAACAG agcGGCACGGGCTTAAGGAACCCAAGAGAGTAGAGGATCTCCAAAACAAGATCGTCAACTGCCTCAAAGATCAAGTGACGTTCAATGGCGGCGGCTTGAATCGTCCCAACTACCTGTCAAAACTCCTGGGAAAGCTCCCCGAACTGCGCACTCTCTGTACCCAAGGTCTGCAGCGTATCTTTTACCTAAAGCTAGAAGACCTAGTCCCTCCGCCTGCAATAATTGACAAACTTTTCCTCGACACCCTACCTTTCTGA